In the Synechococcus sp. Nb3U1 genome, one interval contains:
- a CDS encoding alpha-ketoacid dehydrogenase subunit beta, giving the protein MAETLLFNALRAALDEEMARDPSVFVLGEDVGHYGGSYKVTKDLYQKYGDLRLLDTPICENSFTGMAIGAAMTGLRPVIEGMNMGFLLLAFNQIANNAGMLRYTSGGNFKIPVVIRGPGGVGRQLGAEHSQRLEAYFQAVPGLKIVTCSTPYNAKGLLKSAIRDENPVLFFEHVLLYNLKEDLPEEEYLLPLDKAEVVREGSDITLLTYSRMRYHVMKAVDSLVQAEIEPEVIDLISLKPLDMETIAASVRKTHRVIIVEEDMKSGGIGAELTARITEELFDELDAPVVRLASQDIPTPYNGAMEAATIVQPADIIAAVEQML; this is encoded by the coding sequence ATGGCCGAAACCCTCCTGTTTAATGCTTTGCGTGCCGCCCTAGATGAAGAAATGGCACGGGATCCCAGTGTGTTTGTTTTGGGAGAAGATGTGGGTCACTACGGCGGATCCTACAAAGTCACCAAAGACCTCTATCAGAAATACGGGGATTTGCGCCTGCTAGATACCCCCATTTGCGAGAATAGCTTTACCGGCATGGCGATTGGGGCTGCCATGACGGGGTTGCGCCCGGTGATCGAGGGCATGAACATGGGCTTTTTGCTCCTAGCCTTCAACCAAATTGCCAATAATGCGGGCATGTTGCGCTATACCTCCGGCGGTAATTTTAAGATTCCGGTGGTGATTCGCGGGCCGGGGGGAGTAGGTCGGCAACTGGGGGCTGAGCACTCCCAGCGCTTGGAGGCTTATTTCCAGGCTGTGCCGGGTTTGAAGATCGTGACTTGCTCCACTCCCTACAATGCTAAAGGCTTACTCAAGTCCGCCATTCGAGATGAGAACCCGGTGTTGTTTTTTGAGCATGTGCTGCTCTACAACCTCAAAGAAGACCTGCCGGAAGAAGAATATCTCTTGCCGCTGGATAAAGCAGAAGTGGTCAGAGAGGGATCCGATATCACCCTTCTCACCTACTCCCGTATGCGCTATCACGTTATGAAAGCGGTGGACAGTCTGGTGCAGGCGGAGATTGAGCCGGAGGTGATCGACTTGATCTCTCTCAAGCCTTTGGATATGGAAACCATTGCTGCCTCGGTTCGCAAAACCCACCGGGTGATCATTGTCGAAGAAGATATGAAATCCGGCGGTATTGGGGCAGAACTGACGGCTCGGATTACCGAAGAGCTGTTTGACGAATTGGATGCGCCCGTGGTGCGCTTGGCCTCTCAGGATATTCCCACCCCTTACAATGGCGCGATGGAAGCGGCCACCATTGTGCAACCTGCGGATATTATTGCTGCTGTTGAGCAAATGCTCTAA